In one window of Miscanthus floridulus cultivar M001 chromosome 12, ASM1932011v1, whole genome shotgun sequence DNA:
- the LOC136495324 gene encoding putative B3 domain-containing protein Os04g0347400 yields the protein MPLPSDPGPGARAMAKQFKVLLPRSFHKLRISDELAGCFNAGDGGGEGAPEPTALVVSPFGKVWRVEVGRDGDGAFLGRGWAEFLAAHGVDLGWFVVLRHEGGGALTVKVFDTSMCIKEFGTPAAVMTSRSSKGVICKPQFIRIFHPYLSEKMILPARFVKHYITEECLNSQTAVILSPLGKFWHIELKNDQSGIFFTGGWSQFLEFHGICNGDVLLLRYEGNMVFKFKAFGISGLQKDFKNQNAGIQLNTEKQETPPPIRKRKSNDERSSSEENKRPKSSVTYPSLKEPYQIGTSSWIRKKINTYALESHLALSKKFCNSIGFRITCTITLKTEIDSTRSWQVRGAAYKGSCHIIGEGWKSFCQDNRLKTGDLCTFNIIKTTLWHVTITHSTLPDTFKQKKSPCSSSRDHKTNKGSSSSEGTKRPKSSMTSLSKVPTYTKSVYDIGPPSWIRKEMNCNSITQHLSLAQAFCNQIGLQECCTITLKTSVNSKSWQVRCQSWQKDSSCVFRLGWKKFCRENNVKVGDVCTFNVIKTTLWHVDITRRQAMVSGLGC from the exons ATGCCATTGCCCAGCGACCCTGGTCCTGGTGCGCGCGCCATGGCGAAGCAGTTCAAGGTCCTGCTTCCTCGTTCCTTCCACAAGCTG CGCATTTCCGACGAGCTCGCTGGGTGCTTCAACgccggcgacggcggaggcgaaGGGGCGCCAGAGCCGACGGCCCTCGTGGTCTCTCCGTTCGGCAAGGTGTGGCGTGTGGAGGTGGGCCGGGACGGCGACGGTGCGTTCCTGGGGCGCGGGTGGGCGGAGTTCTTGGCCGCGCACGGCGTCGATCTCGGTTGGTTCGTCGTGCTCCGGCACGAgggcggcggcgcgctcaccgTCAAGGTTTTCGACACCAGCATGTGCATTAAGGAGTTCGGCACTCCGGCTGCAG TTATGACATCCAGAAGCAGCAAAGGTGTTATCTGCAAGCCACAGTTCATCAGGATTTTTCATCCGTATTTATCGGAAAAGATG ATACTGCCTGCTAGGTTTGTGAAACATTACATCACAGAAGAGTGCCTAAACAGCCAGACGGCCGTCATTCTCAGCCCCCTTGGCAAATTTTGGCATATTGAGCTTAAGAACGATCAATCAGGCATCTTCTTCACAGGTGGCTGGTCACAGTTTCTGGAGTTCCATGGAATATGTAATGGCGACGTTTTGCTCTTGAGATATGAAGGGAACATGGTTTTCAAATTCAAAGCATTCGGAATCAGTGGATTGCAGAAAGATTTCAAGAACCAGAACGCTGGGATTCAACTAA ATACTGAAAAACAGGAAACACCACCTCCCATCAGGAAACGTAAAAGCAATGATGAGAGGTCAAGCAGTGAAGAAAACAAGAGGCCAAAAAGTTCAGTGACCTACCCATCACTGAAAGAACCCTATCAGATTGGGACATCATCTTGGATAAGGAAAAAGATCAACACCTATGCGCTTGAGTCCCATCTT GCGTTGTCCAAGAAGTTCTGCAATTCGATTGGGTTCCGGATTACTTGCACAATCACCCTTAAGACAGAAATAGACAGCACCAGATCATGGCAGGTGCGTGGTGCTGCATACAAGGGCTCTTGCCATATTATTGGAGAGGGCTGGAAGAGCTTCTGCCAGGATAACAGGCTCAAGACAGGCGACCTGTGCACCTTTAACATCATCAAAACCACACTGTGGCATGTCACTATCACACACT CAACATTACCAGATACTTTTAAGCAAAAGAAGTCACCTTGTTCATCCAGTAGGGACCACAAGACCAACAAGGGTAGTTCAAGTAGTGAAGGAACAAAGAGGCCAAAATCCTCCATGACATCTTTGAGCAAGGTTCCAACATACACAAAATCTGTCTACGACATTGGGCCACCATCTTGGATACGAAAGGAGATGAATTGCAACTCAATAACACAGCATCTT TCTTTGGCACAGGCCTTCTGCAATCAGATTGGGTTGCAGGAATGCTGCACGATCACGCTCAAGACCTCAGTCAACAGCAAATCTTGGCAGGTTCGTTGTCAAAGCTGGCAAAAGGATAGTAGTTGTGTTTTTCGGTTGGGATGGAAAAAGTTCTGCAGGGAGAACAATGTGAAGGTAGGTGACGTCTGCACCTTCAATGTCATCAAAACCACGCTGTGGCATGTCGATATCACACGTCGCCAAGCTATGGTTTCTGGCTTGGGCTGTTGA